One genomic segment of Nonomuraea coxensis DSM 45129 includes these proteins:
- a CDS encoding N-acetylneuraminate synthase family protein has product MAVVPARGGSAGVPLKNLALVGGVPLVTRAVRACLAAELVDQVVVSTDHDGIAATAREAGALVVERPAELSGATASSESAVLHALDALGADPEVVVLVQCTSAFIDPEDLSAAVRRVLDGEADSVVSGLPTHEFLWTAAGAGVNHDPAVRPRRQDREPQFRENGAFYAMRASGLREHGHRFFGRTAVQPVPARHAIEVDEPGDLELVRALAPFIDRPEPIDVDAVITDFDGVHTDDRAYVDSDGREMVLVSRSDGMGVSLLRRSGVKVLIMSTEHNPVVAARARKLGVPVLQGLADKRTVLRDWLHIEGLDPARVAYVGNDVNDLGPMGEVGWPVATPDAHPRVRAAARVVLTRNGGSGAVRELCDRVVAARPEPSAQAVPAGPARPRFGPVAIGDTLVGDGEPVYVIGEIGINHNGDLDIARRLIDVAAEAGCQAVKFQKRTPAICVPEEQKGQIRQTPWGEMTYLEYKERTEFGRDEYAAIAEHCAGRGLHWFASPWDVPSVEFLEEMDVLVHKVASAGVADHQLLRALAATGKPVILSTGMSTLSEIDAAVEILGTDRLIMMHATSTYPLPPEEANLRTITTLKERYGVPVGYSGHERGLQISLAAVTLGAVCVERHITLDRTMWGSDHAASLEPAGLEHLVRDIRIIEQAKGDGVKRVFPGEEAPKARLRRVTA; this is encoded by the coding sequence TTGGCAGTAGTTCCCGCCCGCGGAGGTTCGGCGGGCGTTCCCCTGAAGAACCTCGCCCTGGTCGGGGGCGTGCCGCTGGTGACCAGAGCCGTGCGCGCCTGCCTGGCCGCCGAGCTCGTGGACCAGGTCGTGGTCAGCACCGACCACGACGGCATCGCGGCGACCGCCCGCGAGGCGGGCGCGCTGGTGGTGGAGCGGCCCGCCGAGCTCAGCGGCGCGACCGCCTCCAGCGAGTCGGCGGTGCTGCACGCGCTCGACGCGCTCGGCGCGGACCCCGAGGTCGTCGTGCTCGTCCAGTGCACGAGCGCGTTCATCGACCCGGAGGACCTGTCGGCCGCCGTGCGGAGGGTCCTCGACGGCGAGGCCGACTCGGTGGTGTCCGGGCTGCCGACGCACGAGTTCCTCTGGACGGCCGCGGGCGCGGGCGTCAACCACGACCCGGCCGTCCGCCCGCGCCGGCAGGACCGTGAGCCCCAGTTCCGCGAGAACGGCGCGTTCTACGCCATGCGCGCGTCCGGCCTGCGCGAGCACGGCCACCGCTTCTTCGGCCGCACCGCGGTCCAGCCGGTGCCGGCCCGGCACGCGATCGAGGTGGACGAGCCCGGGGACCTGGAACTGGTCCGGGCGCTGGCGCCGTTCATCGACCGGCCGGAGCCGATCGACGTGGACGCGGTGATCACCGACTTCGACGGCGTGCACACCGACGACCGCGCCTACGTCGACTCCGACGGCCGCGAGATGGTGCTGGTCAGCCGCTCCGACGGGATGGGCGTGTCGCTGCTGCGCCGCTCCGGCGTCAAGGTGCTGATCATGTCCACGGAGCACAACCCGGTGGTCGCCGCCCGCGCCCGCAAGCTCGGCGTGCCCGTGCTGCAGGGCCTGGCCGACAAGCGCACGGTGCTGCGCGACTGGCTGCACATCGAGGGCCTGGACCCGGCGAGGGTGGCCTACGTCGGCAACGACGTCAACGACCTGGGCCCGATGGGCGAGGTCGGCTGGCCGGTCGCGACCCCGGACGCCCACCCGAGGGTGCGCGCCGCCGCCCGCGTCGTGCTCACCAGGAACGGCGGCTCGGGCGCGGTGCGCGAGCTGTGCGACCGCGTGGTGGCCGCCCGGCCTGAGCCCTCCGCCCAGGCCGTTCCCGCGGGCCCGGCCCGCCCCCGCTTCGGCCCGGTCGCGATCGGCGACACGCTGGTGGGCGACGGCGAGCCCGTCTACGTCATCGGCGAGATCGGCATCAACCACAACGGCGACCTCGACATCGCCCGCCGGCTCATCGACGTGGCCGCGGAGGCCGGCTGCCAGGCGGTCAAGTTCCAGAAGCGCACCCCCGCGATCTGCGTGCCCGAGGAGCAGAAGGGGCAGATCCGGCAGACGCCGTGGGGCGAGATGACGTACCTGGAGTACAAGGAGCGCACCGAGTTCGGCCGCGACGAGTACGCCGCGATCGCCGAGCACTGCGCCGGGCGCGGCCTGCACTGGTTCGCCTCGCCGTGGGACGTGCCCTCCGTCGAGTTCCTGGAGGAGATGGACGTCCTGGTGCACAAGGTGGCCTCGGCCGGCGTGGCCGACCACCAGCTCCTGCGCGCCCTCGCCGCCACCGGCAAGCCGGTCATCCTGTCCACCGGCATGTCCACGCTGTCGGAGATCGACGCGGCGGTGGAGATCCTCGGCACCGACCGGCTGATCATGATGCACGCGACCTCGACGTACCCGCTGCCGCCCGAGGAGGCGAACCTGCGCACGATCACCACGCTGAAGGAGCGCTACGGCGTGCCGGTCGGCTACTCCGGCCACGAGCGCGGGCTGCAGATCTCGCTGGCGGCCGTGACGCTCGGCGCGGTGTGCGTGGAGCGGCACATCACGCTCGACCGCACCATGTGGGGCTCCGACCACGCCGCCTCGCTGGAGCCCGCCGGGCTGGAGCACCTGGTACGCGACATCCGGATCATCGAGCAGGCCAAGGGCGACGGCGTCAAGCGCGTCTTCCCCGGCGAGGAGGCCCCCAAGGCCCGCCTGCGCCGGGTCACCGCCTGA
- a CDS encoding glycosyltransferase family 2 protein: MTTLSVVVPIRDGERHIADALTALARNARRDFEFVVVDDGSVDATPDIVEDFRAELPGLAVIRHAVPAGLADARNAGLAAASGRYVTYLDGDDWLAPGYLARLVEAADGLGCDFVRVDHVQAEGRKRVVHRAPLARRGVVLDPREAILPAGTRTMVDYPYAWAGIYRRSLGDLLRFPGSLHTAEDRPWIWRLHREAATFAVVSLAGVFYRRQVAGSLTQIGDERQLHFFDAFELVLKDLEPEFLPKAVRTFCALLAHHLELGERFAPPLRARFEERGALMASALPRELVAGAVARMPAERAALLRALLPGLPPDPYARTRSAT; the protein is encoded by the coding sequence TTGACCACTCTCTCGGTCGTCGTGCCGATCCGCGACGGTGAGCGCCACATCGCCGACGCGCTCACCGCGCTGGCCCGCAACGCCCGGCGCGACTTCGAGTTCGTCGTCGTCGACGACGGCTCCGTGGACGCCACCCCGGACATCGTCGAGGACTTCCGCGCCGAGCTGCCCGGCCTGGCCGTGATCCGCCACGCGGTGCCGGCCGGGCTGGCCGACGCGCGCAACGCGGGCCTCGCCGCCGCGTCCGGCCGGTACGTGACGTACCTGGACGGCGACGACTGGCTCGCGCCCGGCTACCTGGCCAGGCTGGTCGAGGCGGCCGACGGGCTCGGCTGCGACTTCGTGCGTGTCGACCACGTCCAGGCCGAGGGCCGCAAACGGGTCGTGCACCGCGCCCCCCTGGCGCGGAGGGGCGTGGTGCTCGACCCCCGCGAGGCGATCCTGCCCGCGGGCACGCGCACCATGGTGGACTACCCCTACGCATGGGCCGGGATCTACCGGCGCTCGCTGGGCGACCTGCTGCGCTTCCCCGGCTCGCTGCACACGGCCGAGGACCGGCCGTGGATCTGGCGGCTGCACCGGGAGGCGGCCACGTTCGCCGTGGTGTCGCTGGCCGGGGTGTTCTACCGCCGCCAGGTCGCCGGCTCGCTCACCCAGATCGGCGACGAGCGGCAACTGCACTTCTTCGACGCCTTCGAGCTGGTGCTCAAGGACCTGGAGCCGGAGTTCCTGCCGAAGGCCGTACGGACGTTCTGCGCCCTGCTGGCCCACCACCTGGAGCTCGGCGAGCGGTTCGCGCCGCCGCTGCGCGCCCGTTTCGAGGAGCGCGGCGCGCTGATGGCGTCCGCGCTGCCGCGCGAGCTGGTGGCCGGGGCGGTGGCGCGGATGCCCGCCGAGCGGGCGGCGCTGCTGCGCGCCCTGCTGCCCGGACTGCCCCCCGACCCGTACGCCAGGACCAGGAGCGCGACGTGA
- a CDS encoding polysialyltransferase family glycosyltransferase: MKVFYASTLFGAMTLAAAIDDGRFGDGRRLLVVSNNAAVPEVATPLEETPGFAALRGRFDEVGSWNELIAPLHPSDWRARVIEVPMTERLIRSHWGLDDVDELVLESIAVPPARTIAGLVRDCPVTVYADGLMSYGPTRDPLPAEIHRRVTRLLHLDLVPGLTPLLLSEYGVPPVTLPGERFLAVVAEVAEAPGVATPAVPAGGAVVLGQYLSALELLSAEEEAGLHEGMLAALAARGHDHVVFKPHPAAGRRHARLLRAAAGRLGVRLSVAGESVPAEVCFAALRPGLVVGCFSTGLMTARRYFGLPVASYGTERVLERLAPYENSNRVPLTVVDALLPRLAADGGVTEPPPVDLAGLVRAVGYCMQAEAYPELRPARIDFDARYFKRRRLEVLGLLDRPAAARPTTLDRLRRRLRPLG, translated from the coding sequence GTGAAGGTCTTCTACGCCTCGACCCTGTTCGGGGCGATGACGCTGGCCGCCGCGATCGACGACGGCCGCTTCGGCGACGGCCGGCGGCTGCTCGTGGTGTCGAACAACGCGGCCGTCCCCGAGGTGGCGACGCCGCTGGAGGAGACGCCCGGCTTCGCGGCGCTGCGCGGGCGCTTCGACGAGGTGGGCTCGTGGAACGAGCTGATCGCGCCGCTGCATCCGTCCGACTGGCGGGCGCGGGTCATCGAGGTGCCGATGACGGAGCGCCTGATCCGCTCCCACTGGGGGCTGGACGACGTCGATGAGCTGGTGCTGGAGTCGATCGCGGTGCCGCCCGCCCGGACGATCGCCGGCCTGGTGCGCGACTGCCCGGTCACCGTCTACGCCGACGGGCTGATGAGCTACGGCCCGACCCGCGACCCGCTCCCGGCCGAGATCCACCGCCGCGTCACCCGCCTGCTCCATCTGGACCTGGTGCCGGGGCTGACGCCGCTGCTGCTCAGCGAGTACGGGGTGCCGCCCGTGACGCTGCCCGGCGAGCGTTTCCTCGCCGTCGTCGCGGAGGTCGCCGAGGCGCCCGGGGTCGCCACCCCCGCCGTGCCGGCCGGCGGGGCGGTCGTCCTCGGACAGTACCTGTCGGCGCTGGAGCTGCTGAGCGCCGAGGAGGAGGCCGGGCTGCACGAGGGGATGCTGGCGGCGCTGGCCGCCCGCGGCCACGACCACGTGGTGTTCAAGCCGCATCCGGCGGCGGGACGGCGGCACGCGAGGCTTCTGCGCGCCGCGGCCGGGCGGCTCGGGGTGCGGCTGTCGGTGGCCGGGGAGAGCGTGCCGGCCGAGGTGTGCTTCGCGGCGCTGCGGCCCGGGCTGGTCGTGGGCTGCTTCTCCACCGGGCTGATGACGGCGCGGCGCTACTTCGGGCTGCCGGTCGCCTCGTACGGGACGGAGCGGGTGCTGGAGCGCCTGGCCCCGTACGAGAACAGCAACCGCGTCCCGCTCACCGTCGTGGACGCGCTGCTGCCCCGGCTGGCAGCGGACGGCGGCGTCACGGAGCCGCCGCCGGTGGACCTGGCCGGGCTGGTGCGCGCGGTCGGCTACTGCATGCAGGCCGAGGCGTATCCGGAGCTGCGGCCGGCGCGGATCGACTTCGACGCCCGCTACTTCAAGCGCCGGCGCCTGGAGGTGCTGGGCCTCCTGGACCGGCCGGCGGCGGCCAGGCCGACGACGCTGGACCGGCTCCGGCGGCGCCTCCGCCCACTCGGCTGA
- a CDS encoding DUF6716 putative glycosyltransferase, translating into MLAVADSDSYLKWAACLLDDLPAGSSADLVVVRTPIAPSPEQIAAAVSGGGRPAPPVLSARSVRRLAVRTRPDVILVACTGPVVDVLVADVLDGLRPRPVFVSGLPGISVPATEKAWIYRSGCDLFVVHSEREAAEFGEIARRLGGGGAVGLARLPFLRAGAAPAGGDRVVFATQAKVPRGREQRERILAALAELAGRRPDLDVVVKLRALEDERQTHRERHHYQRLWREMGEPGRLRFAAGPMHEQLAHAAGFVTVSSTAALEAIAVGVPSLVLTDFGVSAEMINLVFEGSGLLGTLDDLAGGRFRAASPAWCTANYFHPAERDDWAALLAGLVSAGPGGPAASLLDGPGHAAARRRARLRVEVHPSMLRAGYRAKRRVRRYLAALG; encoded by the coding sequence GTGCTGGCGGTGGCCGACTCCGACTCGTACCTGAAGTGGGCGGCCTGCCTGCTCGACGACCTGCCCGCGGGGTCTTCCGCGGACCTGGTGGTGGTCCGCACGCCGATCGCGCCCTCGCCCGAGCAGATCGCCGCAGCGGTGAGCGGGGGCGGCCGGCCGGCGCCGCCGGTGCTGTCGGCCAGGTCGGTGCGCCGGCTGGCCGTGCGCACCCGCCCCGACGTGATCCTCGTGGCCTGCACGGGGCCGGTGGTGGACGTGCTCGTGGCCGACGTGCTGGACGGGCTGCGGCCGAGACCCGTGTTCGTCAGCGGGCTGCCGGGCATCTCGGTGCCGGCGACGGAGAAGGCGTGGATCTACCGCAGCGGCTGCGACCTGTTCGTGGTGCACAGCGAGCGGGAGGCGGCCGAGTTCGGCGAGATCGCCCGGCGGCTCGGCGGGGGAGGGGCGGTCGGGCTGGCCCGGCTGCCGTTCCTGCGCGCGGGCGCGGCCCCGGCGGGCGGCGACCGGGTCGTCTTCGCCACCCAGGCGAAGGTGCCGCGCGGGCGCGAGCAGCGCGAGCGGATCCTCGCCGCCCTGGCCGAGCTGGCCGGGCGCCGGCCGGACCTGGACGTCGTGGTCAAGCTGCGGGCCCTGGAGGACGAACGGCAGACGCACCGCGAACGCCACCACTACCAGCGGCTCTGGCGCGAGATGGGCGAGCCGGGGCGGCTGCGCTTCGCGGCCGGGCCGATGCACGAGCAGCTCGCGCACGCGGCCGGGTTCGTCACCGTCAGCTCGACGGCGGCCCTGGAGGCGATCGCGGTGGGCGTGCCGTCGCTGGTGCTGACCGACTTCGGCGTCAGCGCCGAGATGATCAACCTGGTGTTCGAGGGCAGCGGCCTGCTCGGCACCCTCGACGACCTGGCCGGAGGCCGGTTCCGCGCGGCCTCGCCCGCCTGGTGCACGGCCAACTACTTCCATCCGGCCGAACGGGACGACTGGGCCGCGCTGCTGGCCGGGCTGGTGTCGGCGGGGCCGGGCGGTCCCGCGGCGTCCCTGCTGGACGGCCCCGGGCACGCGGCCGCCCGCCGGCGGGCCCGGCTGCGCGTGGAGGTGCACCCGTCCATGCTGCGGGCGGGGTACAGGGCGAAGCGGCGAGTGCGCCGCTACCTGGCCGCACTCGGCTGA
- a CDS encoding aldo/keto reductase, whose protein sequence is MNSLMLNTDGVQIPQLGLGVWQVTDDEAERAVRTALEAGYRHIDTAAAYGNEEGVGRAVRAGGLPREKVFITTKLWNGDHGRAEQAFDESLARLGLDHVDLFLIHWPAPRQDKYVQAWKALEKIYRDGRARAIGVSNFTVATLTRLMEETGITPSINQIELHPYLQQREMRQFHEANGILTEAWSPLGQGRGLLDDPALAVLSGKHGRTPAQIVLRWHLQLGNVVIPKSVTPSRIKENIDVFGFILDAEDMAAIGALNQGKRLGPDPDTFNGA, encoded by the coding sequence ATGAACTCGCTCATGCTCAACACCGACGGCGTGCAGATCCCGCAGCTCGGGCTCGGCGTCTGGCAGGTCACCGACGACGAGGCCGAGCGGGCCGTGCGCACCGCGCTGGAGGCCGGCTACCGGCACATCGACACGGCCGCCGCCTACGGCAACGAGGAGGGCGTGGGCCGGGCCGTGCGCGCCGGCGGGCTGCCGCGCGAGAAGGTGTTCATCACCACCAAGCTGTGGAACGGCGACCACGGCCGCGCCGAGCAGGCCTTCGACGAGAGCCTGGCCCGGCTGGGCCTCGACCACGTCGACCTCTTCCTCATCCACTGGCCGGCGCCGCGCCAGGACAAGTACGTCCAGGCGTGGAAGGCCCTGGAGAAGATCTACCGGGACGGCCGCGCGAGGGCGATCGGCGTGTCCAACTTCACCGTCGCCACCCTCACGCGGCTGATGGAGGAGACGGGCATCACGCCGTCGATCAACCAGATCGAGCTCCACCCCTACCTGCAGCAGCGCGAGATGCGCCAGTTCCACGAGGCCAACGGCATCCTGACGGAGGCGTGGAGCCCGCTCGGCCAGGGCAGGGGCCTGCTGGACGACCCGGCGCTCGCGGTGCTGTCGGGGAAGCACGGCAGGACGCCCGCCCAGATCGTGCTCCGCTGGCACCTGCAGCTCGGCAACGTGGTGATCCCCAAGTCGGTCACGCCGTCGCGGATCAAGGAGAACATCGACGTGTTCGGCTTCATCCTGGACGCCGAGGACATGGCCGCCATCGGGGCGCTCAACCAGGGCAAGCGCCTCGGGCCGGACCCCGACACGTTCAACGGCGCCTGA
- a CDS encoding Gfo/Idh/MocA family protein encodes MRDFAWGIAATGGIAQTVGAAIAAEPGMRVAAVGSRDLGRARALAATLGAESAYGSYEHLCADPAVDAVYVATPHAQHLPVAAAAIANGKAVLCEKPLAASVADAETMVRLAREAGVFLMEAMWMRFNPLIRLIASDERFGEIRSVQASFGFAHPYDAAHRLWAPELGGGALLDLGIYPFGLAQLLLGMPESLRVTGSLAPSGVDAEAAGLLTYAGGRHAVVATSLLAHYPNSAHVVGTGMRAEIPAAFWAPQRIVLSAPGMEPEEHVLDPADNGYAGEVREVRAAVAEGRTESAIMPLDESLAMMVLLADARQQLS; translated from the coding sequence GTGCGAGATTTTGCGTGGGGCATAGCGGCGACCGGCGGCATCGCTCAGACCGTGGGGGCGGCCATCGCGGCCGAGCCGGGCATGCGGGTGGCCGCCGTCGGCTCCCGCGACCTCGGGCGGGCGCGGGCGCTGGCCGCGACGCTGGGCGCGGAGTCGGCGTACGGCTCCTACGAGCACCTGTGCGCCGACCCGGCCGTGGACGCGGTCTACGTCGCCACGCCGCACGCCCAGCACCTCCCGGTGGCGGCGGCCGCCATCGCGAACGGCAAGGCCGTGCTGTGCGAGAAGCCGCTCGCGGCGAGCGTGGCCGACGCCGAGACGATGGTGCGCCTGGCGCGTGAGGCGGGCGTCTTCCTCATGGAGGCCATGTGGATGCGGTTCAACCCGCTGATCCGCCTGATCGCCTCCGACGAGCGCTTCGGGGAGATCCGCTCGGTGCAGGCGTCCTTCGGCTTCGCGCACCCCTATGACGCCGCGCACCGGCTGTGGGCGCCGGAACTGGGCGGCGGCGCGCTGCTCGACCTCGGCATCTACCCGTTCGGGCTGGCGCAGCTGCTGCTCGGGATGCCGGAGAGCCTGCGGGTCACGGGCTCCCTCGCGCCCAGCGGCGTGGACGCGGAGGCGGCCGGGCTGCTGACGTACGCCGGGGGGCGGCACGCCGTGGTGGCGACCTCGTTGCTCGCGCACTACCCCAACTCCGCCCACGTCGTGGGCACCGGCATGCGGGCGGAGATCCCGGCGGCGTTCTGGGCGCCGCAGCGGATCGTGCTGTCCGCGCCCGGCATGGAGCCCGAGGAGCACGTGCTCGATCCGGCCGACAACGGCTACGCGGGCGAGGTGCGCGAGGTGCGGGCCGCCGTGGCCGAGGGGCGGACCGAATCGGCGATCATGCCGCTTGACGAGTCCCTTGCCATGATGGTGCTCCTCGCCGACGCCCGGCAACAGCTCTCCTGA
- a CDS encoding CHAP domain-containing protein, which translates to MAKHRFTAAQKLSLAVIGATVAAATFGSQAAYADTPPVTGQHGGSTLNNPAERSAPRARAQESRIQVTADQVLAVARSQVGTSENSAGGGTPYQQWYAASQRAAETIARDGGTPAGYLNAPWCAMFVSWVGEKTGARPQVGWDAYTVTHAKWFKANDRFGTLAKPGAVVFFAWDGSKSLDAIDHVGFVVKDNQNGTISTIEGNTGNGKVEERVRPKSQVVGYGYPEYAS; encoded by the coding sequence ATGGCCAAGCACCGCTTCACCGCTGCCCAAAAGCTGAGCCTCGCCGTCATCGGCGCGACCGTGGCCGCCGCCACGTTCGGCTCGCAGGCCGCGTACGCCGACACCCCTCCGGTCACCGGGCAGCACGGCGGCAGCACCCTCAACAACCCCGCGGAACGCTCCGCCCCCCGCGCCCGCGCCCAGGAGAGCAGGATCCAGGTCACCGCCGACCAGGTGCTGGCCGTGGCCCGCTCCCAGGTGGGCACCAGCGAGAACTCCGCCGGCGGCGGCACCCCGTACCAGCAGTGGTACGCCGCCTCGCAGCGGGCCGCCGAGACCATCGCCCGCGACGGCGGCACCCCCGCCGGCTACCTCAACGCCCCCTGGTGCGCGATGTTCGTCTCCTGGGTCGGCGAGAAGACGGGCGCCCGCCCCCAGGTCGGCTGGGACGCCTACACCGTCACCCACGCCAAGTGGTTCAAGGCCAACGACCGCTTCGGCACCCTCGCCAAGCCCGGCGCGGTGGTCTTCTTCGCCTGGGACGGCAGCAAGAGCCTCGACGCCATCGACCACGTCGGGTTCGTCGTGAAGGACAACCAGAACGGCACCATCTCCACCATCGAGGGCAACACCGGCAACGGCAAGGTGGAGGAGCGCGTCCGGCCGAAGTCGCAGGTCGTCGGCTACGGCTACCCCGAGTACGCCTCCTGA
- a CDS encoding PadR family transcriptional regulator: protein MSLQHALLGVLEARPMNGYELTRFFEAAPRWVWSAPQSQIYPTLRQMEQAGLIEGQKEIRGTRLRRTVYSITERGLAELRAWLGTAHTPPPARDAFFLQALFFDMIEPDRAASVLKAFIAEQEQLAAEWRAHREALLAKDTPLLKERLKNRPAGEHDRIAALKAHVFAGQIAVATARAAWARESLRLLEEPTPP from the coding sequence ATGTCGCTTCAGCACGCGCTGCTCGGCGTCCTGGAGGCGCGCCCCATGAACGGGTACGAGCTGACCCGCTTCTTCGAGGCCGCCCCGCGCTGGGTGTGGTCGGCGCCGCAGAGCCAGATCTATCCCACGCTGCGCCAGATGGAGCAGGCCGGGCTCATCGAGGGCCAGAAGGAGATCCGGGGCACCAGGCTGAGGCGGACCGTCTACTCCATCACCGAGCGCGGCCTGGCGGAGCTGCGCGCCTGGCTCGGCACCGCCCACACCCCGCCGCCGGCGCGGGACGCGTTCTTCCTCCAGGCGCTGTTCTTCGACATGATCGAGCCGGACCGGGCGGCGTCGGTGCTCAAGGCGTTCATCGCCGAGCAGGAGCAGCTCGCCGCCGAGTGGCGGGCGCACAGGGAGGCGCTGCTGGCCAAGGACACGCCCCTGCTCAAGGAGCGGCTGAAGAACCGCCCCGCGGGCGAGCACGACCGCATCGCCGCGCTGAAGGCGCACGTCTTCGCGGGCCAGATCGCCGTCGCGACGGCCCGCGCCGCGTGGGCCCGCGAGAGCCTGCGGCTGCTGGAGGAGCCCACGCCGCCCTGA
- a CDS encoding class II aldolase/adducin family protein encodes MEHLPDELSRAGRALAAAGLVTAFGHVSARTGGDRLLMTPPVPLGTLTAASPYAEIPLDAADLPAGAPREAWIHVEIARARPGVLAVCRAQPPTATALAAAGVPIRPLHGQGAFLGPEVPVLDDAVLVRDRARGRALADRLGDSPALVMRGNGAVTTGASVGEAVALMWVLEAAARMNATAAAAGTPVPLTPAEQEAWRAAAPELLARIWSHLQESS; translated from the coding sequence ATGGAGCACTTACCGGACGAGCTGTCCAGGGCCGGGCGGGCGCTGGCGGCGGCGGGGCTGGTGACCGCGTTCGGGCACGTCTCCGCCCGGACCGGCGGCGACCGGCTGCTGATGACGCCGCCGGTCCCCCTCGGCACCCTCACCGCCGCGTCCCCGTACGCCGAGATCCCCCTCGACGCCGCCGACCTGCCCGCGGGGGCGCCGCGCGAGGCGTGGATCCACGTCGAGATCGCCCGCGCCCGCCCCGGCGTCCTGGCCGTCTGCCGGGCGCAGCCGCCCACCGCCACCGCCCTCGCCGCCGCCGGGGTGCCCATCCGGCCGCTGCACGGGCAGGGAGCCTTCCTCGGGCCCGAGGTGCCCGTGCTCGACGACGCCGTGCTCGTCCGCGACCGGGCCCGCGGCCGGGCGCTCGCCGACCGGCTCGGCGACTCCCCCGCCCTCGTCATGCGGGGCAACGGCGCGGTCACCACCGGCGCGAGCGTCGGCGAGGCCGTCGCCCTCATGTGGGTGCTGGAGGCCGCCGCCCGCATGAACGCCACCGCCGCCGCGGCCGGAACCCCCGTCCCCCTCACCCCCGCCGAGCAGGAGGCGTGGCGGGCCGCCGCGCCCGAGCTCCTCGCCCGCATCTGGTCCCACCTCCAGGAGTCGTCATGA
- a CDS encoding VOC family protein has protein sequence MIELTDIAYVRSGAADLDAAARFAVDVVGMELTAQENGVAYLRADQRHHCLALVEGESGVISSGFTVRDEDALAAAETELEKAGVAVARGGAEEARSRRVRDFLSFDDPFGNRVDLVIDQVTLTAPVRHGREAGITEFGHLCLDAPDVREAYRFWNGLFNARVSDWIGDWACLMRIDQVHHKLAVFQGSRPGLCHINFQVDSLDDVMRNWHFLEANGVEIEMGPGRHPQSTAVFVYFKGPEGITYEYSWGVRLITDEDAWRPRYFDPAEPGSIDMWQGPTRRVHTQPQIRRPLPGRPATGSES, from the coding sequence ATGATCGAGTTGACGGACATCGCCTACGTCCGCTCCGGCGCCGCCGACCTGGACGCCGCCGCGCGCTTCGCGGTCGACGTCGTCGGCATGGAGCTCACCGCCCAGGAGAACGGCGTCGCCTACCTGCGCGCCGACCAGCGCCACCACTGCCTCGCCCTGGTCGAGGGCGAGTCCGGCGTGATCAGCTCCGGCTTCACCGTCCGCGACGAGGACGCGCTGGCCGCCGCCGAGACCGAGCTGGAGAAGGCGGGCGTCGCCGTCGCGCGGGGCGGCGCCGAGGAGGCCCGCTCGCGCCGGGTCCGCGACTTCCTGTCCTTCGACGACCCGTTCGGCAACCGCGTCGACCTCGTCATCGACCAGGTGACGCTCACCGCCCCCGTACGGCACGGCCGCGAGGCCGGCATCACCGAGTTCGGCCACCTGTGCCTGGACGCCCCGGACGTGCGTGAGGCGTACCGGTTCTGGAACGGCCTGTTCAACGCCCGCGTCTCCGACTGGATCGGCGACTGGGCCTGCCTCATGCGCATCGACCAGGTCCACCACAAGCTCGCCGTCTTCCAGGGCAGCCGGCCGGGCCTGTGCCACATCAACTTCCAGGTGGACTCGCTCGACGACGTCATGCGCAACTGGCACTTCCTGGAGGCCAACGGCGTCGAGATCGAGATGGGCCCCGGCCGCCACCCCCAGTCCACGGCCGTCTTCGTCTACTTCAAGGGCCCCGAGGGCATCACGTACGAGTACTCGTGGGGCGTGCGCCTCATCACCGACGAGGACGCCTGGCGCCCCCGCTACTTCGACCCCGCCGAGCCGGGCTCCATCGACATGTGGCAGGGCCCCACCCGCCGCGTCCACACCCAGCCGCAGATCCGCCGCCCCCTGCCGGGCCGGCCCGCCACGGGAAGCGAGTCCTGA
- a CDS encoding tautomerase family protein, which yields MPLVEVSLSEGRDPAAIRALIHELHAAVERAIGSPAQSIRVIVREVPRTHWAAGDQTLAERDEISKGG from the coding sequence ATGCCGCTCGTCGAGGTGTCCCTGTCGGAAGGACGCGACCCGGCCGCGATCCGGGCGCTCATCCACGAGCTGCACGCCGCCGTCGAGCGGGCGATCGGCTCGCCGGCCCAGAGCATCAGGGTGATCGTCAGGGAGGTGCCGCGTACGCACTGGGCGGCCGGCGACCAGACGCTCGCCGAGCGCGACGAGATCAGCAAGGGCGGTTGA